One genomic region from Thermus antranikianii DSM 12462 encodes:
- a CDS encoding helix-turn-helix domain-containing protein, with protein sequence MDLAKHQRRPRLQLKLQHHPDNLHALYRESQDPIERSRWHALWLLATGHPIPKVAQTLGYSTRWVRDTLHRYNQGKPMADLRHQNPGQPPLLPPELQEAFRQALL encoded by the coding sequence ATGGACCTCGCCAAACACCAACGCCGCCCCCGGCTGCAACTCAAGCTGCAGCATCACCCGGATAACCTTCACGCCCTGTACCGGGAAAGCCAAGACCCCATAGAACGCTCCCGCTGGCACGCCCTCTGGCTCCTCGCCACCGGCCACCCCATCCCAAAAGTCGCCCAAACCCTGGGCTACTCCACCCGCTGGGTCCGGGACACCCTCCACCGCTACAACCAAGGCAAGCCCATGGCCGACCTCCGCCACCAAAACCCAGGCCAGCCCCCCTTGCTCCCCCCAGAACTCCAGGAGGCCTTCCGCCAGGCCCTCCTGC
- a CDS encoding Wzz/FepE/Etk N-terminal domain-containing protein, which translates to MVETPGEELSLRDIVETLKRQRVWVFSLPLVFGALALIYGFFIAEPRYASTATVNVAPVQVQAQLEGRIQVQGQSLLSFQALRAIAYSEEVTREVWETLRREGKLPTAWQDQGGTPGLERMVKDFKIKDETPRQQVVPQGQVPPVVASLTVQAPTPEVAARAANLWAEAVVKRVNAIPTARLRASLGALEEQIAPAEKVYREAQARWEAFQRTTTLPQDKAELDAKTGERVSLDQELSGLERDLAAVQGRIRALEAEARRQAALVPIGTSPEQLAIIGRRLKEAQENLKRETERARQSYLQASQTLERFKAQERIPVWQAELGAYTEGYASAQARLLAILKDLAVNETRLREARQRFEEYKAQLPSLSIENLVAGMAVREAEALVAERLKEADARVKAAEAAWQAYQRESQLNVLKQQLGGFADRVASIRQRLNGIITERARVQEALGVARQRFEEFKGELPSLSIENLVAGLTVREAEALVAERLKEADARVKAAEAAWQAYQRESQLNVLKQQLGGFADRVASIRQRLEKIPTERAVLQRRLAEAEAELAKEPKLLALEREVVADPVVAAAIARGGDLQALVGLKLKNQELNPTHQKLLFTALDLRADLAALDREEQALRDEEARLQPQVASLQERIAEEEAKRARLLLELDTARDIYGAVYRYAENLKRLAAKPEMKLREVSPDVLKFRDQIIDLEIQEAALKAEERALRDEEARLQPQVASLQERIAEEEAKRSRLSLELDVARDIYGAVYRYAENLKRLAAKPEMKLREVSPDVLKFRDEIVGLEAEKAALEAERKALEGNLQEYDRRIRTLKAQIAGQEREREAILLEYNTKKAAYEAFRSRYDQIASLTSGDLSFDNPNPEYQRLRGTLIDAQAEEARLLARRAALEARIAQVEARINLLKERVAKAQVEQDRINQALELAKNAYLALSQKRTDLQIELASSESSLAQVIAPAYPVYEKVAPKRALILALAVFLGLVLGVMAAFVAEALRPPRAEAAG; encoded by the coding sequence ATGGTGGAGACCCCCGGTGAGGAGCTTTCCCTGCGGGATATTGTGGAAACCTTAAAAAGGCAGAGGGTCTGGGTGTTCTCCCTACCCTTGGTTTTCGGAGCCCTGGCCCTTATCTACGGTTTCTTCATCGCCGAGCCCCGGTACGCCTCCACGGCCACGGTGAACGTGGCCCCAGTGCAGGTGCAGGCCCAGCTGGAGGGGCGGATCCAGGTGCAGGGGCAGAGCCTGCTCAGCTTCCAGGCCCTTAGGGCCATTGCCTATTCCGAGGAGGTCACCCGCGAGGTATGGGAAACCTTACGCCGGGAGGGAAAGCTTCCCACCGCCTGGCAGGACCAGGGGGGTACGCCGGGCCTGGAGCGGATGGTGAAGGATTTCAAGATCAAGGATGAAACCCCGCGCCAGCAGGTGGTGCCCCAGGGGCAGGTACCCCCGGTGGTGGCCTCGCTTACCGTGCAGGCTCCGACCCCGGAGGTGGCGGCCAGGGCGGCGAACCTCTGGGCGGAGGCGGTGGTCAAGAGGGTGAACGCCATTCCCACCGCCCGGCTCCGGGCAAGTCTGGGGGCTCTGGAAGAACAGATTGCCCCTGCGGAAAAGGTTTACCGGGAGGCCCAGGCCCGCTGGGAAGCTTTCCAGCGCACCACCACCCTGCCCCAGGACAAGGCGGAGCTGGATGCCAAGACGGGGGAGAGGGTGAGCCTGGACCAGGAGCTTTCCGGCCTGGAGCGGGACCTGGCGGCGGTACAGGGGCGGATCAGGGCCCTCGAGGCCGAGGCTAGGCGGCAGGCGGCCTTGGTGCCCATCGGCACCAGCCCGGAGCAGCTGGCTATCATCGGAAGGCGGCTTAAGGAGGCCCAGGAAAACCTGAAGCGAGAAACGGAAAGGGCCCGGCAAAGCTACCTCCAGGCATCCCAGACTCTGGAGCGCTTCAAGGCCCAGGAGCGCATCCCCGTGTGGCAGGCGGAGCTGGGGGCTTACACGGAGGGCTACGCCTCGGCCCAGGCCAGGCTTCTCGCCATTCTGAAGGATTTGGCGGTAAACGAAACCCGCCTTAGGGAGGCCCGCCAGCGTTTTGAGGAGTACAAGGCCCAGCTCCCTAGCCTTTCCATAGAGAACCTGGTGGCGGGGATGGCGGTGAGGGAGGCGGAGGCTTTGGTGGCGGAGCGCCTGAAGGAGGCGGACGCCCGGGTGAAGGCGGCGGAGGCTGCGTGGCAGGCGTACCAGCGGGAGAGCCAGCTCAATGTGCTGAAGCAGCAGCTTGGGGGTTTTGCCGACCGGGTGGCGAGCATCCGGCAGCGTTTAAACGGGATTATCACGGAGCGGGCCCGGGTTCAGGAGGCCTTGGGTGTAGCCCGGCAACGCTTTGAGGAGTTCAAGGGTGAGCTTCCCAGCCTTTCCATAGAGAACCTGGTGGCGGGGCTTACGGTGAGGGAGGCGGAGGCTTTGGTGGCGGAGCGTTTAAAGGAGGCGGACGCCCGGGTGAAGGCGGCGGAGGCCGCGTGGCAGGCGTACCAGCGAGAGAGCCAGCTCAACGTGTTGAAGCAACAGCTTGGGGGTTTTGCCGACCGGGTGGCGAGCATCCGGCAGCGCCTGGAGAAGATCCCCACGGAGCGGGCGGTGCTGCAAAGGCGCCTTGCGGAGGCCGAGGCGGAGCTGGCCAAGGAGCCCAAGCTGCTCGCCTTGGAAAGGGAAGTGGTGGCGGACCCCGTGGTAGCCGCCGCTATTGCCCGGGGAGGGGACCTGCAGGCCCTGGTGGGGCTGAAGCTCAAGAATCAGGAGCTAAACCCCACCCACCAGAAGCTCCTCTTCACGGCGCTGGACCTGCGGGCGGATTTGGCGGCCCTGGACCGGGAGGAGCAGGCTTTGCGGGATGAGGAGGCGCGGCTTCAGCCGCAGGTGGCGTCGTTGCAGGAGCGGATAGCGGAGGAGGAGGCGAAGCGGGCGAGGCTTCTTCTGGAGCTGGACACGGCGCGGGATATTTATGGGGCGGTGTACCGGTATGCGGAGAACCTGAAGCGGCTTGCGGCCAAGCCGGAGATGAAGCTCAGGGAGGTGAGCCCGGACGTTCTAAAGTTCCGGGATCAGATAATCGATTTGGAGATCCAGGAGGCTGCCCTCAAGGCGGAGGAGCGGGCTTTGCGGGATGAGGAGGCGCGGCTTCAGCCGCAGGTGGCGTCGTTGCAGGAGCGGATTGCGGAGGAGGAGGCCAAGCGGTCGCGGCTTTCCTTGGAGCTGGATGTAGCGCGGGACATTTACGGTGCGGTGTATCGGTATGCGGAGAACCTGAAGCGGCTGGCGGCCAAGCCGGAGATGAAGCTCAGGGAGGTGAGCCCGGACGTCCTAAAGTTCCGGGATGAGATCGTGGGCCTGGAGGCGGAAAAAGCTGCCCTCGAGGCGGAGCGGAAGGCCCTCGAGGGCAACCTCCAGGAGTACGACCGCCGTATCCGCACCCTTAAGGCGCAGATCGCCGGCCAGGAACGCGAAAGGGAGGCGATCCTTCTGGAATACAACACCAAAAAGGCCGCCTACGAGGCTTTCCGTTCCCGCTACGACCAGATCGCCAGCCTTACGTCCGGGGACCTATCCTTTGATAATCCCAATCCCGAGTACCAGCGCTTGCGGGGCACTCTCATAGACGCCCAGGCGGAGGAAGCACGCCTCCTGGCCCGCAGGGCGGCCCTCGAGGCCCGCATCGCCCAGGTGGAGGCCCGCATCAACCTGCTGAAGGAGCGGGTGGCCAAGGCCCAGGTGGAGCAGGACCGGATCAACCAGGCCCTGGAGCTGGCCAAGAACGCCTACCTGGCTCTATCCCAGAAGAGGACAGATTTGCAGATCGAGCTGGCCAGCTCCGAAAGCAGCCTGGCCCAGGTGATCGCTCCCGCCTACCCCGTTTACGAGAAGGTAGCTCCCAAGCGGGCCCTGATCCTGGCCTTGGCGGTCTTCCTGGGGCTGGTGCTGGGGGTGATGGCGGCCTTCGTGGCCGAGGCCCTAAGGCCGCCCCGGGCGGAGGCAGCGGGGTAG
- a CDS encoding polysaccharide biosynthesis protein, producing the protein MRGAIKFLLDLALWTLAAPLAMALRLEGLPSPYWEATWVYTLLGIPVKALFIALFGLHRQAWSRVGVRDLVRLGTAVGLGGAVLLAFAVVLRAYLPMPRSVPLIAMVLAFLLLGGVRLGVRLYWEGKRGKGVQGTRVLVVGAGEAGSMVVREMLRHPEAGLYPVGFLDDDPNKRGQTIAGVRVLGGLDDLPRVARALEVEEVLVAIPSAPGSVVRKVVDLARAVGVRYRILPGIYEILSGRVGISQIREVRLEDLLRREPVRLNLEEIAGYLEGRVVLVTGAGGSIGSELVRQVARFHPEQVVLLGRGENSLFLIEKELEASYPELKYKVAVADVRDRDRLRRVFQLYRPQVVFHAAAHKHVPLMETNPDEAIFNNVRGTQNVVELCLEFGVERLVNISTDKAVNPTSVMGASKRVAEQVVAWGASRAALGQVFVSVRFGNVLGSRGSVVPVFLEQIKRGGPVTVTHPEMRRYFMTIPEAAQLVLQAGGMGENGDVYILDMGEPVRILDLAKDLIRLAGLEPYRDIDIIFTGVRPGEKLFEELLTAEEGAEASCHEKIWVAKKSPLPSEFPHLLEELYRVARLGDDLVLRQVLKRLIPTYQPEGVPATDGSDRV; encoded by the coding sequence ATGCGGGGAGCTATCAAGTTCCTTTTGGACCTGGCTCTTTGGACCCTGGCGGCGCCTTTGGCCATGGCCTTGCGCCTCGAGGGGCTTCCTTCCCCGTACTGGGAAGCCACCTGGGTTTACACCCTTTTGGGAATTCCCGTAAAGGCCTTGTTCATCGCCCTTTTCGGCCTTCACCGGCAGGCTTGGAGCCGGGTGGGGGTGCGGGATCTGGTGCGGCTGGGCACGGCGGTGGGCTTAGGCGGGGCTGTCCTTTTGGCCTTTGCCGTGGTCCTAAGGGCCTACCTTCCCATGCCCCGGAGCGTTCCTCTTATTGCCATGGTGTTGGCCTTCTTGCTCCTGGGGGGGGTGCGCCTGGGGGTACGCCTCTACTGGGAGGGGAAAAGGGGCAAGGGGGTTCAGGGCACCCGGGTCCTGGTGGTGGGGGCGGGGGAGGCAGGGAGCATGGTGGTGCGGGAGATGCTCCGCCACCCCGAGGCAGGCCTTTATCCTGTAGGTTTCTTGGACGACGACCCCAACAAGAGGGGACAGACCATTGCGGGTGTCCGAGTATTGGGTGGCCTGGATGATCTGCCCAGGGTGGCCCGGGCCTTGGAAGTGGAGGAGGTTCTGGTGGCTATTCCCTCTGCCCCGGGGTCCGTGGTGCGCAAGGTGGTGGACCTGGCTCGCGCCGTGGGGGTTCGCTACCGGATTCTTCCTGGAATCTACGAGATTCTCTCGGGCCGGGTGGGGATCTCCCAGATCCGGGAGGTGCGTTTGGAAGACCTCCTGCGTCGCGAGCCCGTGCGCCTCAACCTGGAGGAGATTGCCGGCTACCTGGAGGGGCGGGTGGTGCTGGTCACGGGGGCAGGGGGGTCCATTGGGAGCGAGCTGGTAAGGCAGGTGGCCCGCTTTCACCCCGAACAGGTAGTGCTCTTGGGCCGTGGCGAAAATAGCCTATTCCTGATAGAAAAGGAGCTCGAGGCCAGCTACCCCGAGCTTAAGTACAAGGTGGCGGTGGCCGATGTGCGGGACCGGGACCGATTGCGCCGTGTTTTTCAGCTCTATAGGCCCCAGGTGGTGTTCCACGCTGCTGCCCACAAGCATGTACCTTTGATGGAGACCAACCCCGATGAGGCCATCTTCAACAACGTGCGGGGGACGCAGAATGTGGTGGAGCTATGCCTGGAGTTCGGGGTGGAACGCCTGGTGAATATCTCCACCGACAAGGCGGTGAACCCCACCAGCGTGATGGGGGCCAGCAAGCGGGTGGCGGAGCAGGTGGTGGCCTGGGGGGCCTCGCGGGCGGCTTTGGGGCAGGTTTTCGTGTCTGTACGCTTCGGAAATGTCTTGGGAAGCCGGGGAAGCGTGGTGCCGGTTTTCCTGGAGCAGATCAAGAGGGGTGGTCCGGTAACCGTGACCCACCCGGAGATGCGCCGGTACTTCATGACCATTCCGGAGGCTGCCCAGCTGGTGTTGCAGGCGGGGGGAATGGGGGAAAACGGCGATGTGTACATTCTCGACATGGGGGAGCCAGTGAGGATCCTGGATCTGGCCAAAGACCTCATCCGTCTGGCGGGCCTCGAGCCCTACCGCGATATCGATATCATCTTCACTGGGGTGCGCCCTGGGGAAAAGCTTTTTGAAGAGCTCCTTACCGCCGAGGAGGGTGCGGAAGCAAGCTGCCACGAAAAGATCTGGGTGGCCAAGAAAAGCCCTCTTCCCTCAGAATTCCCGCACCTATTGGAGGAGCTCTATCGTGTGGCGCGCCTAGGCGATGATTTGGTCTTGCGCCAGGTGCTTAAGCGCTTGATTCCCACGTATCAGCCCGAGGGCGTCCCGGCGACAGATGGATCGGATAGGGTATAG
- a CDS encoding DegT/DnrJ/EryC1/StrS family aminotransferase encodes MKRIYLSPPHLSGLERAFLQDALDSGWIAPLGPQVEAFEREFAEVVGARHALALSSGTAAIHLALILAGVGPGDEVVVSTLTFAASAFPVLYLGARPVFIDSERTSWNMDPALLADFLKKRAKRGRLPKAVVLVHLYGQSADIEPIQALCKEYGIALIEDAAEALGSTYKGKSPGTFGNAGIFSFNGNKIITTSGGGMLVSDDGQLIAHARKLATQAREPVPWYEHIEVGYNYRMSNLLAAVGRAQLRTLEERVGARRRIFQRYVEGLSDLPGVRFQPEAPWGRHTRWLTVMLVDREAFGRSPEAIRQALEKEGIETRPVWKPLHLQPVFQGAERVGGEVAEDLFRKGLCLPSGSSLTPEDQDRIIEAIRNLAAG; translated from the coding sequence GTGAAGCGCATATACCTTTCCCCTCCTCATCTTTCCGGGCTTGAAAGAGCCTTCCTGCAAGACGCCTTAGATTCCGGTTGGATCGCCCCTCTCGGACCCCAGGTGGAGGCCTTTGAGCGGGAGTTTGCGGAGGTGGTGGGGGCCAGGCATGCCCTGGCCCTGAGTTCGGGTACGGCGGCCATCCATCTGGCCCTAATCCTGGCCGGGGTGGGGCCAGGGGACGAGGTGGTGGTCTCCACCCTTACCTTTGCGGCCAGTGCCTTTCCCGTCTTGTATTTGGGTGCCCGCCCTGTGTTCATAGATAGCGAAAGAACCTCTTGGAACATGGACCCCGCCCTCCTGGCAGACTTCCTTAAGAAGAGGGCCAAAAGGGGAAGACTTCCCAAGGCGGTGGTGCTGGTCCACCTTTACGGCCAAAGCGCAGACATAGAGCCAATCCAGGCCCTCTGCAAGGAGTACGGCATAGCCCTTATTGAAGATGCGGCAGAGGCCTTGGGAAGTACTTACAAGGGCAAAAGCCCCGGTACCTTTGGCAATGCAGGTATCTTTTCCTTCAACGGCAACAAAATCATTACCACCTCCGGTGGGGGGATGCTGGTTTCCGATGATGGACAGCTTATCGCCCATGCCCGGAAACTGGCCACCCAGGCTCGGGAACCCGTCCCCTGGTATGAGCATATTGAGGTGGGGTACAACTACCGCATGAGCAACCTCCTGGCTGCGGTGGGCCGGGCGCAGTTGCGCACTTTAGAGGAAAGGGTGGGGGCCCGGCGGCGTATCTTCCAAAGGTACGTGGAGGGCCTTTCGGATTTGCCAGGCGTCCGATTCCAACCCGAGGCCCCTTGGGGCCGGCACACCCGTTGGCTTACCGTGATGCTTGTGGATAGGGAGGCCTTTGGACGTTCGCCGGAGGCGATCCGACAGGCCCTTGAAAAGGAGGGTATAGAAACCCGACCTGTGTGGAAACCCCTGCATCTGCAGCCCGTTTTCCAGGGGGCGGAAAGGGTGGGGGGTGAGGTGGCGGAGGACCTGTTCCGTAAGGGGCTTTGTTTGCCTTCAGGTTCATCCCTAACCCCTGAGGACCAGGACCGGATCATAGAAGCCATCCGAAACCTTGCGGCCGGTTAG
- a CDS encoding acetyltransferase, whose product MRLVVVGAGGHGKVAVATALEAGMEVVAVLDDAPTKWGSSLLGAPVLGPVSAFERFLQKDVRFVLAIGENRVRQKLASLMAGVDWATLVHPRAYVHATASLGEGTVVFAGAIVQPMVQVGRHVIVNTSAVVEHDCRIGDWVHLASGTRLAGSVEVGEGAFVGAGAVVIPGKRLGRWSIVGAGAVVVRDIPDFSLAYGVPAEVRRKIQGEP is encoded by the coding sequence ATGAGGCTAGTGGTGGTCGGGGCGGGGGGGCATGGCAAGGTGGCCGTGGCCACGGCCTTGGAGGCAGGTATGGAAGTGGTGGCGGTGTTGGACGATGCCCCGACCAAGTGGGGTTCTAGTCTTTTGGGAGCCCCTGTCTTGGGGCCGGTATCTGCCTTTGAAAGGTTTTTGCAGAAAGACGTGAGGTTTGTCCTGGCGATAGGGGAAAACCGGGTGCGGCAGAAACTGGCTTCGCTTATGGCGGGTGTGGACTGGGCCACCCTTGTGCATCCCAGAGCCTATGTGCATGCGACCGCATCTTTAGGGGAAGGAACGGTGGTCTTTGCGGGGGCTATAGTGCAGCCCATGGTGCAGGTGGGTCGGCATGTCATTGTCAATACAAGCGCCGTGGTAGAGCATGACTGCCGAATAGGGGACTGGGTGCACCTGGCTTCTGGGACGCGGTTAGCCGGAAGTGTCGAGGTAGGTGAGGGTGCATTCGTAGGAGCGGGAGCGGTGGTTATACCCGGAAAGCGCCTGGGCAGGTGGAGTATAGTGGGGGCTGGCGCCGTGGTGGTTCGGGATATCCCGGACTTCAGCCTGGCCTACGGAGTTCCCGCTGAGGTAAGGCGCAAGATCCAGGGGGAGCCGTGA
- a CDS encoding sugar transferase has protein sequence MRFVVLLRSPLLKRILDVVGASFALLAFGPLMLYVALRIWREMGSPVLFRQVRPGLQGKPFVMYKFRTMTEERDAEGRLLPDEKRLTPLGKFLRQYSLDELPEFINVLKGEMSLVGPRPLLMEYLERYTPEQARRHEVKPGITGWAQVNGRNALSWEEKFKLDVWYVDNWNLLLDLKILLMTIVKVLRREGISAQGHATMPEFKGSKGV, from the coding sequence ATGAGGTTCGTGGTTCTATTACGTTCCCCTCTTCTCAAGCGGATCCTGGACGTGGTGGGAGCTTCCTTTGCCCTCCTTGCTTTTGGACCTCTGATGCTCTACGTTGCCCTTCGCATCTGGCGCGAGATGGGAAGCCCGGTCCTTTTTCGGCAGGTGCGCCCTGGGCTTCAGGGCAAGCCCTTCGTCATGTACAAGTTCCGCACCATGACCGAGGAGCGGGATGCGGAGGGAAGGCTTTTGCCCGACGAGAAGCGGCTCACCCCATTGGGAAAGTTTTTGCGCCAGTACAGCCTGGACGAGCTTCCCGAGTTCATCAACGTCCTCAAGGGGGAGATGAGCCTGGTGGGCCCCAGGCCCCTTCTTATGGAGTACCTGGAGCGGTATACCCCGGAGCAGGCCCGGCGGCACGAGGTGAAGCCGGGGATCACGGGGTGGGCGCAGGTCAATGGGCGCAATGCCCTAAGCTGGGAGGAGAAGTTTAAGTTGGATGTGTGGTATGTGGACAACTGGAACCTGCTCCTGGATCTGAAGATTCTGCTGATGACCATCGTGAAGGTATTGCGCCGGGAGGGTATCAGTGCCCAGGGGCACGCCACCATGCCGGAGTTTAAGGGTAGCAAGGGAGTATGA
- a CDS encoding glycosyltransferase family 4 protein, with amino-acid sequence MNPDDLNEFVSQGLVRKEKAVLLGGIGVPLEEWPPAPPHLEPVTFTLIARLLREKGVREFAEAARRIKGNYPEVRFLLIGPLDTNPGAIRESEVRSWVEEGLLEWVPWTEDVRPYLRQTSVYVLPSYREGVPRSTQEAMAMARPVITTDAPGCRETVVPGVNGFLVPPRDAQVLAEAMERFIHEPDLIVRMGQESRRLAEERFDARKVNERFLKELGIE; translated from the coding sequence TTGAACCCCGATGATCTCAATGAGTTTGTATCCCAAGGTCTGGTACGCAAGGAGAAGGCCGTGCTTCTGGGGGGGATTGGGGTGCCCCTCGAGGAGTGGCCCCCCGCCCCCCCTCACCTCGAGCCCGTTACCTTTACCCTCATCGCCAGGCTGCTCCGGGAAAAAGGGGTGCGGGAGTTTGCTGAGGCTGCCCGCAGGATAAAGGGTAACTACCCGGAGGTGCGCTTTCTCCTTATCGGTCCTTTGGACACCAATCCTGGGGCCATCAGGGAAAGCGAGGTTCGCTCCTGGGTGGAGGAGGGTCTTTTGGAGTGGGTGCCCTGGACCGAGGACGTTCGGCCCTATCTTCGGCAGACGAGCGTGTATGTCTTGCCTTCTTATCGGGAGGGGGTTCCCCGCAGCACCCAGGAGGCCATGGCCATGGCCCGCCCCGTCATCACCACGGATGCGCCTGGCTGCCGGGAAACGGTGGTGCCCGGGGTTAACGGTTTCCTGGTTCCCCCGCGGGATGCCCAGGTCTTGGCCGAGGCCATGGAGCGCTTTATACACGAGCCGGACTTGATCGTGCGGATGGGCCAGGAAAGCCGAAGGCTTGCGGAGGAGCGATTTGACGCCCGGAAGGTGAACGAGCGCTTTTTAAAGGAACTGGGAATAGAATGA
- a CDS encoding glycosyltransferase → MSLGSRRVLFLITGLGRGGAESQVVLLAKGLKARGWQVEVVSMIPPDSEGPKGELASSDIPVHSLSMLRGKPSLRGVWRLARLVREFRPQVLHAHMIHANLLARVVRFLVPIPVVVCTAHSTVEIGRSFGTERSTHLVYRLTDFLCDLTTQVSREGYDRFLKGKAVRPD, encoded by the coding sequence ATGAGTCTAGGTTCTAGAAGGGTGTTGTTTCTGATTACCGGTTTAGGTCGGGGTGGGGCAGAGAGCCAAGTGGTCCTGCTGGCTAAAGGTTTGAAGGCTCGAGGTTGGCAAGTAGAGGTGGTGTCTATGATCCCCCCAGATTCCGAAGGGCCTAAGGGGGAACTGGCATCGTCTGATATCCCGGTGCATTCCCTCAGTATGCTCCGGGGTAAGCCAAGCCTCCGGGGCGTTTGGCGTTTGGCCCGTTTGGTCAGGGAGTTTAGGCCCCAAGTGCTCCATGCGCACATGATCCATGCCAACCTTCTGGCTCGTGTGGTGCGTTTTTTGGTTCCTATTCCCGTTGTGGTATGCACTGCGCATAGCACTGTTGAGATAGGGCGCTCTTTTGGTACGGAGCGATCCACTCACCTCGTCTACCGCTTAACCGACTTTCTCTGCGATCTCACCACCCAGGTGTCCCGGGAGGGGTATGACCGGTTCCTCAAAGGCAAGGCGGTTCGCCCAGAC
- a CDS encoding glycosyltransferase: protein MKVALFLPSLEGGGAERVSLLLAQGLKERGAEVDLVLAQAQGPYLSAVPKGVRVVDLKAPRVLFSLVPLVAYLRRERPKALFSSLSHANILALWARGLAQVPTQVFVVEHTPLKESRLGTISFRERAAHALLPWVYPKAQGVVAVSKGLAEELVEVFRIPRDKVRMIYNPVVSEGLFRKADVEEEVLSHPWFAPNQPPVLLAVGRLSREKNFSLLLRAFARVRRRVPSRLLILGEGQERGFLEALVGELGLSEDVSLPGFVPNPYPFMRKAAALVLSSRYEALPTVLIEAMALGTPVVATDCPFGPREILEGGRWGQLVAVDDEVGLANAMQEVLENPPPSEERELMRKVALERFGVDRAIQEYWQLLGG, encoded by the coding sequence GTGAAAGTGGCGCTTTTCTTACCTTCCCTCGAGGGTGGCGGAGCCGAACGGGTTAGCTTGCTCCTGGCCCAGGGCCTTAAGGAAAGGGGCGCGGAGGTAGATCTTGTTTTGGCCCAGGCGCAAGGGCCTTACCTCTCGGCCGTTCCAAAGGGGGTTAGGGTGGTGGATTTGAAAGCGCCCCGTGTGCTCTTTTCCCTGGTTCCCTTGGTGGCGTACCTTAGAAGGGAAAGGCCCAAGGCCTTGTTCTCTTCTTTGAGCCACGCCAATATCCTAGCCCTCTGGGCCAGAGGCCTGGCCCAGGTCCCGACCCAGGTGTTCGTGGTTGAGCATACCCCGCTTAAAGAAAGCCGGTTGGGTACGATTTCCTTCAGGGAAAGGGCAGCCCATGCCCTTTTGCCCTGGGTATACCCTAAGGCTCAAGGCGTGGTGGCGGTTTCCAAGGGGCTTGCTGAAGAGCTGGTGGAGGTTTTCCGGATTCCACGGGATAAGGTTCGGATGATTTACAACCCTGTGGTGAGTGAAGGGTTGTTTAGGAAGGCGGATGTTGAAGAGGAGGTGCTTTCGCATCCTTGGTTTGCACCAAACCAACCGCCGGTCCTCCTTGCAGTGGGGCGCCTTTCAAGGGAGAAGAACTTTTCCTTACTCCTGCGGGCTTTTGCCAGGGTGAGAAGGCGGGTACCAAGCCGCTTGCTCATCCTGGGCGAGGGGCAGGAACGGGGGTTTCTGGAAGCCCTTGTTGGGGAGCTGGGTCTTTCAGAAGATGTCTCCTTACCAGGCTTTGTGCCCAATCCGTATCCTTTCATGCGTAAAGCGGCCGCCCTTGTTCTCTCCTCTCGGTATGAGGCCCTACCCACCGTGCTGATAGAAGCCATGGCCCTCGGTACCCCCGTGGTGGCCACGGACTGTCCCTTCGGTCCCCGCGAGATCCTGGAAGGGGGGCGGTGGGGCCAGCTGGTGGCTGTGGATGATGAGGTTGGGCTTGCCAACGCTATGCAGGAGGTGCTAGAGAACCCACCGCCTTCAGAAGAGCGGGAGCTCATGCGAAAAGTAGCCTTAGAGCGGTTTGGCGTGGATAGGGCAATCCAAGAGTATTGGCAACTCTTAGGGGGGTGA